The region ACCTGCGCCGGCGCAGCTGGGCGGAGGGCCTGTCGAAGGCCGCCGTCGCCGGGCTGGTCGGCAGCGACGACGCCCTGTCCACCGAGCGCGGCTACGTCACCGGCGTGCTGCCCAAGGGCGTGCTCCGCGAGCTGCTGCGCCGCCGGCCCAAGGGCGCGGCCGCGATCGTCTGCTGCCTGGGCTGGACCGCCGCGGGCTACCTGCGCGGCAGGCTCCCCGGCGCCACCGCCCACGTCCGGCTGCCCGCCTCGAACGCCGGTGCCTGAGCAGGACACCCGGCCCGAGGTGGATCGCCCGGCACGCATCCCGAGCTTCGTCCAGCACCGCAACCGGCTGACGGAGGGCCAGCAGCGCGCCTGGGACGAGTGGTGGTCGGTCTACGGCGGTGACGTCGCGGACGCGGTCCGGGCAGGCACCTTCGACGCCGCCGCCACGTTCGGCCGGACGGCCCCGCTGATCCTGGAGATCGGCTCCGGGTCCGGGGAGTCGACGGCCGCGATGGCCGCCGCCGAGCCCGGGGTGAACCTGCTCGCCGTCGAGGTCTACGAACCGGGACTGGCGCGGCTGATCATGCTGATGCGCGCCGACGGCACGGAGAACCTGCGGATGCTGCGCGGGGACGCCGTGGAGCTGCTCGAACACGTCGTCGCGCCAGGATCGCTCGACGGCGTCCGGGTGTACTTCCCGGACCCCTGGCCCAAGCGCCGCCACCACAAGCGGCGCCTCGTGCAGCCGGAGTTCGCGGCACTCGTCGCGTCGCGGCTGGCGCCCGGGGCGACGCTGCACCTCGCCACGGACTGGGAGGAGTACGCGGAGCAGATGCGCGAGGTCTGCGACGCCGAGCCGCTGCTGCACCGGGCCCCCGGCACCGGGGCGGACGGGTGGTACCCGCGGCCGGACTTCCGGCCGCTCACCAAGTTCGAGCAGCGGGCGAAGGTCGAGGGCCGCGTGGTGCACGACCTGATCTACGTGCGCTGACCTCAGGGCAAGGTGGGGCCGGGCAGACCGGGCACCTGGCGGGACCGGCCGCGGAACTCCGCGACGACCTCGCCCGCGCCGGTCCGGACGGTCACGTCGTAGATCCCGGAGCGGCCGAGCGCGCGCTCGACGGCCTCGGCCACGAGTTCGTCGCCGAGCTTCGCGGGCCGCAGGAACGTGATGTCGCCGCCCTGCGCGACCGTCGAGACGCCGTGGCTGTTGCAGGCGTAGGCGAAGGCGCAGTCCGCGAGCATGAAGATGTAGCCGCCGTGGCCGATCCCGTGCCCGTTGACGTGGCGGTCCTCGACGGTCATGGCCGAGCGCGCCCGGCCCGGCCCGATCTCCACGAGCCGGATACCGGCTCCCCTCGCCGCCGCGTCGTGATGGGCCATGGCGGCCCCGACCCGTTCGGCCACCTGCTGCGGCGTCTCGCCCGACTGCGTTCCCACACCGATCATCCTGACGTGCCGCCGGGCGGCTCGCCCGGCGTGGTCCCGGCTCGGCCCCGGGGCCGTATAAGGTCGCGGGATGACCCGCCGCAGTGCCCCGGAGGACCGGACGTGACCGCCACCGGACCCCAGCCGCGCGTGCTGCTCGTGTGGGACGCCCCCAACATGGACATGAGCCTCGGCTCGCTGCTGGGGGCGCGCCCGACGTCGGCGTTCCGGCCGCGGTTCGACGCCGTCGGCCGCTGGCTGCTGGACCTCGCCGGTCCCGACGCCGTCGCCGAGGCCTGTGTGTTCACCAACGTCGTACCGGGCAGCACCGAGGTCGTCCGGCCCTGGGTGGAGGCGCTGCGGAACGTCGGTTTCGCGGTCTTCGCCAAGCCGAAGGTCACCGACGACAGCGACATCGACGACGACATGCTCAGTCACATCGAGCTGCGGCGGAACGAGGGGTCGCTGCGGCACGTCGTCGTGGCGTCCGGGGACGGGCGCGCGTTCCTGGACCCGCTCGAGAAGCTGATCTCCGAGCACGTCGACGTCACGGTGATCGGGTTCCGCGAGTACGCCAACTTCGCGCTCGGCTCGGAGACGATCTCGTTCCTCGACCTCGAGGACATCGACGGCGTCTTCCGCGAGCCGCTGCCGCGCATGACGCTGGAGTCCCTGCCGGACGACGGTGCCTGGCTGCCGCCGTTCCGCTCGCTGCGCTCGCTGCTGGAACCCCGCCGCTGATGTCCCTGCGGCTCGCCGCCGCGGTCGCTCTGACCTGCGGAAAGGGCTTCCCGGTCGTCCGCGACGCCGTGGTGGACGTCGACGACGCCGGCCGGATCGCGTGGGTGGGCCCCCGCGCAGAGGCGCCTGCGGCGCCGTCGACACCGGTGCGGGAGCTGCCCGGGCTGCTCATGCCCGGGCTCGTCAACACGCACTGCCACACGCCGATGTCCGTGCTCCGCGGGATGGGCGGGGACCTGCCGCTGATGTCCTGGCTGCAGGACGTCATGTGGCCGGCCGAGGGCATGCTCGACGACGACGACGTCCGCGCCGGGATGCTCGCCGGCTGCGTCGAGCACCTGCGCAGCGGCTGCACCACGAGTACCGAGATGTACTTCTTCACCGACGCGGTGATCGACGCCGTGCTCACCGCGGGCTCCCGGGTGCTGCTGACCCCCGGGATCATCGCCGCGCCCGGCTGGGACCGCCTGGGCACCTGGCAGGAGATGCGGGACGACGTGTCCGCCCGCATCGACGCCGGCGGGCTGCGGTTCGGGCCCGGCGAGCGCGTCGAGCTGGGGTACGGGCCGCACTCCGCCTACACGCTGTCGCCCGAGGCCCTGACGACGATCGCCGAGGCCGCCCGGGCGCGCGGCGCGCTGATGCACGTGCACGTCGCCGAGTCGAAGCAGGAGGACGTCGCGCAGCGGGCCGCGTACGGCTCGGTGCCGGCCGAGCTCCGGGAGATCGGCGCGCTGGGCGGCCGGGTGCTCGCCGCGCACTCCGTGCAGCTCTCGGACGCGGACATCGCGCTCCTCGCGGACGCGGGTGTGGCCGTCGCGCACTGTCCGGGCTCCAACGCGAAGCTGGCGGCCGGGGTCGCCCGGGTCCTGGACCTGCGCCGGGCCGGCGTCCGGGTCGGGCTGGGCACCGACGGCCCCGCCTCCGGGGACGACCAGGACCTCTGGCTGCAGGCCCGGCTCGCCGGCATGCTCGCCCGGATCGACGCGGGCGACGCCGCGGCGTTGACGGCCGCGGACCTGCTGCTGATGGCCACCCGGGACGGCGCCGAGGCGATCGGCCGGGACGACATCGGGGCCCTCGAGCCGGGTCGCTGGGCGGACCTCGTCCACGTGGACCTCGACGACTCCGTCTTCGTCGCCCCCGACGACGACGCCCAGCTCGTCTCGAACCTTGTCTGGGCGGGCGGGGCGAGGCTCGTGAAGGACGTCTGGGTCGCGGGGGAGCAGGTGCTGGCGGACACGGAGCCCACGCGGGTGGACCGCGCGGAGACCCGCGCGAACCTGCGAGCCGTCTCCGCCCGCCTCCGCGCCGCCCTCTGACAGCCGCCGGGCCGCCGCCCCACGACCTGCCGCCCCCCGCGAGTCGGTACCTGAGACCCCGCGAGTCGCGATGTGAAGCCCCGCGAGGCGCGATGTGAAGCCCGCCGAGTCGGGGCGGAGAGCCGCGGCTCGCCCGGCCCCACACCCCGACTCGCCCGGCCCCACACCCCGACTCGCCCGGTCTTGCGGACCGACTCGCGGGTTGGCTCGGGTGGGTCAGGGGCCGAGGAGGGTGTCCAGGTGGTCGTTGGTGAAGCGGCGGCCCGGGTCCAGGCTGTCCCGGACGTCCAGGAAGTCCGGCAGCCGTGGGTACGTCCGCTCCAGCTCGGCGACCGTCCAGTCGTGGCGGCCCGCCCAGTGCGGGCGGCCCTCCAGGTCCTCCAGGACCGCCGCGACCAGCCCGAACAGCGGTCGGTGATCGGCCCCCCGGGGGCTGCGGACGGCGATCCAGGCCGTCGCCCGGCCCTGCGCGGGATGCAGCCAGCCGGTCTCCGCGGGCCCCACCCGCACGTCGACGGGGCGGCGCAGCTCGAGCCCGCGCGCGGACGTCGCCGCTCCGAGCTCGCGCAGCGCCGCGCGCAGCGCCTCCCGCGGGATCGCCCACTCGGTGATCTCCCCGCGCCAGGGCCGGGGGTCCGGCAGGACGATGTGCGGATCGCCGATCGCCAGGCCGCCGTCCCACCTGCTCGACGGCTTCCACGCGGGGCGCGAGCCCGGCCACGGAGCGGGTGCGAGCCACGACACCACCCGACCCAGCGCCTCCGCGGACCCGCTGGCGGCCGCCAGTACCGGATTCGCCGGCGCCGCCGGCCCCTCGGCGGCGGCCCGGTCGTCCGCGCCGACGGGATCCCCCCGGCGCACCACGGCCTCCCCCGAGGGCACGTGCACCTCCAGCGCGGCCCAGGCGTGGGCGTCGAGGGTGCCGTCGGCGAGGGCGGCGTCGAACGGACGGAGCTCCTCCCGCACGGCCAGCTCCGTCAGCGGGACGGTGCGCAGCTCGACCTCGGTCAGGACGCCCAGCGCGCCCAGCCCGGTGCGGACCGCGTCGAGCTCGGGGCTCTCGGCGTCCAGGGCGCGGAGCGTACCGAGCCCGTCGACCAGCCGAACGCCGGTGACCTGCGCGGAAAGCGATCCGGTGGCGGCCGAGCCGCCGTGGGTCCCGGTACCGACCGCCCCGCCGACGCTGACCGCGAGCGCCTCCGGGATCACGGCGAGGGTGCGGGCGCAACCGGCGAGATGACCCAGCAGCGCGGCCAGCGACGTCCCGGCGCGGACGCGGACGCGGTCGCCGTCGAGGCTCACGACGCCGGTGAGCGCGGAACAGTCCAGGTGGACGTCATCGGTGACGGCGAGGGGACTTCCCGACAATCCCGCCCCGACGGGCCGTACCCGCGTCCCCCGCTCCGCCGCCCGCTGCACGGCGGCCACGACACCCGCCTCGTCGAGCGGACGGTCCGTACGCCGGGGGTTCGCCTGCTGCCCGCCCGACCAGTTGACCCACATCCGGACGAGCCTAGGCGAGAGGGCCACGCGGGGGTGCGGCGTCGCCCCGGGCAGGGGTGTGCGGACGTGCGGGAGGGCCGGCGGATGATCCACCGGCCCTCCCGTACGACGATGCCCCGCTCCCCAGCGGGGCATCGTCGGCCGCGGCCCGAAGCCGCCGCGGGTCGGTCACCAGTGCCGGGAGTACCCGGAACCGGCAGCGACGGGCAGGCGGTGGTGGCGTCCACCGTCCTGCGGTTCGTCGCGCAGCGCGTGGGCACCCGAGGCCAGCGTGGCGATCGCGGACCCGGACACCGAGGGGCGCCGCGGCTCGTGCACGGCGGCCCGGGGCTGGGCCACCGGGAGGGGCTGGGCCACCGGAAGAGGCTGGCGGGGTTCGGCCACGGGCAGCGCGTCGGCCGGCGGCGCCAGGATCGAGTACGCCTGCACCGGGACCGGCGCCGTCAGCGGGTCCTGGCGGAACGCCGCCAGGGACTCCCGGGACCGGCGCGGTGGCGCCGGCTGCTCGTGCTGGCGGCTGCGCCAGCCGCTCGCCGTCAGGGCGTGGAAGATCGGCGTCTCCGCTGCGATCTCGGTGCGGCTGGCGTGCCGCCCCGGAAGGGACCGGTGTCCTCGACGCCGCGGACACGCACCGCCGATCGTCGCTCGACCGACCC is a window of Pseudonocardia sp. T1-2H DNA encoding:
- a CDS encoding amidohydrolase family protein; this encodes MSLRLAAAVALTCGKGFPVVRDAVVDVDDAGRIAWVGPRAEAPAAPSTPVRELPGLLMPGLVNTHCHTPMSVLRGMGGDLPLMSWLQDVMWPAEGMLDDDDVRAGMLAGCVEHLRSGCTTSTEMYFFTDAVIDAVLTAGSRVLLTPGIIAAPGWDRLGTWQEMRDDVSARIDAGGLRFGPGERVELGYGPHSAYTLSPEALTTIAEAARARGALMHVHVAESKQEDVAQRAAYGSVPAELREIGALGGRVLAAHSVQLSDADIALLADAGVAVAHCPGSNAKLAAGVARVLDLRRAGVRVGLGTDGPASGDDQDLWLQARLAGMLARIDAGDAAALTAADLLLMATRDGAEAIGRDDIGALEPGRWADLVHVDLDDSVFVAPDDDAQLVSNLVWAGGARLVKDVWVAGEQVLADTEPTRVDRAETRANLRAVSARLRAAL
- a CDS encoding D-arabinono-1,4-lactone oxidase, with the protein product MWVNWSGGQQANPRRTDRPLDEAGVVAAVQRAAERGTRVRPVGAGLSGSPLAVTDDVHLDCSALTGVVSLDGDRVRVRAGTSLAALLGHLAGCARTLAVIPEALAVSVGGAVGTGTHGGSAATGSLSAQVTGVRLVDGLGTLRALDAESPELDAVRTGLGALGVLTEVELRTVPLTELAVREELRPFDAALADGTLDAHAWAALEVHVPSGEAVVRRGDPVGADDRAAAEGPAAPANPVLAAASGSAEALGRVVSWLAPAPWPGSRPAWKPSSRWDGGLAIGDPHIVLPDPRPWRGEITEWAIPREALRAALRELGAATSARGLELRRPVDVRVGPAETGWLHPAQGRATAWIAVRSPRGADHRPLFGLVAAVLEDLEGRPHWAGRHDWTVAELERTYPRLPDFLDVRDSLDPGRRFTNDHLDTLLGP
- a CDS encoding NYN domain-containing protein → MTATGPQPRVLLVWDAPNMDMSLGSLLGARPTSAFRPRFDAVGRWLLDLAGPDAVAEACVFTNVVPGSTEVVRPWVEALRNVGFAVFAKPKVTDDSDIDDDMLSHIELRRNEGSLRHVVVASGDGRAFLDPLEKLISEHVDVTVIGFREYANFALGSETISFLDLEDIDGVFREPLPRMTLESLPDDGAWLPPFRSLRSLLEPRR
- the trmB gene encoding tRNA (guanosine(46)-N7)-methyltransferase TrmB encodes the protein MDRPARIPSFVQHRNRLTEGQQRAWDEWWSVYGGDVADAVRAGTFDAAATFGRTAPLILEIGSGSGESTAAMAAAEPGVNLLAVEVYEPGLARLIMLMRADGTENLRMLRGDAVELLEHVVAPGSLDGVRVYFPDPWPKRRHHKRRLVQPEFAALVASRLAPGATLHLATDWEEYAEQMREVCDAEPLLHRAPGTGADGWYPRPDFRPLTKFEQRAKVEGRVVHDLIYVR
- the paaI gene encoding hydroxyphenylacetyl-CoA thioesterase PaaI; protein product: MAHHDAAARGAGIRLVEIGPGRARSAMTVEDRHVNGHGIGHGGYIFMLADCAFAYACNSHGVSTVAQGGDITFLRPAKLGDELVAEAVERALGRSGIYDVTVRTGAGEVVAEFRGRSRQVPGLPGPTLP